From the Helianthus annuus cultivar XRQ/B chromosome 17, HanXRQr2.0-SUNRISE, whole genome shotgun sequence genome, the window TCgtaattatatattttgtttgaaGTGGAGGGAGGAAGGTTCTtggaaagaagaagatgaaagaggACAAGCGGTGGAAGATGATATATTTATATAATGTTTCCAAAAGAGATGATAACTCTACCTTCCCATGAAGCTTCCTACAAGAAAAGCATGATCAAAAGTACTATATTTTAGAAAGAATATATAAATCCAATTCATTAACAAAAAGGAGTAGGTTGTAAACCAACCGAACGAAGCCTCCTGTTCATATTCGTTCGTTTAGCATTAAACTTGTTTATGAACGTTCATAAACACATAATCGGATGAAATTCTAgatcgtgttcgttcattaaaaaATTGAACTAGTTCACGAATTATCCACGAACACAAACATCATATACCATTTTAAGCACTTAACATAATAATCATGAACATAAATATCTCAAAACAAAAGCACAAATTAGAcgtaataaacataaacaaaattaTCCCAAAATAATTAGGGTTTTTAGTTTAGAAGTTAGGGTaataaactaaaaataaataaaaaatataacaagAAACATGTAATAGCTGAACATAAACTAAACGAACGACTATGAACCTATGTGAACGGACATATTATCGAATATTCACGAACGCAATTGATGAACACGACCTTTGTTCGTGTTTGTATTATTTAGCTAATAGAATGAAATTccttgtttatttattaaacgcACTAACGtaaacgaacttcctgccgaaTAGTTCACAAACGAGTTGTTGAATGTTACGTTCATTTACAGTCCTAAAAAGGAGTCAAATACTTAATTATAAAATCCGTTTGTAATCTTTCGTTAAGGTAGAATCCGTTGGATGAATGTTCGTGGAAAACCGGACGTGGATCAAAGATATCACCGACAGATTGCTGACCGTTTAACCCACATGCAGGGGCAAAGCTTTATTGGGGCTGGGGGTGCCGCAACCCCCACCTATTTTTCGCTCTTAGTTTTAATTTTACCGAaaatttcagattttttttttttgtagtttaaAATATTGATTTTTTAAGAGTACGACCCCAACCAATTTGGATTTTGAGACTTAGGCCCCCATTAAGGGCATGTTTCGCTAAGCAtttcaaaacaacttattggcttattgacttatcaaaaagccaataagttgtttttgtgtttggctaagccaaaagtccTTTTAGAAATGGCTTtttgcaaagaagaaaaaggaggtTTCAAGAAGTCACAATATTATGACTTTTTGGCcagcttttaacttttcaaactacaaattaccaatatacccaTTCTTTACACCCTTATATCTAAAAGAATgcccattttagtcattttacatcaataagctaatccaaacactttttttaaaaactcattttcaaaaagtcattttcccaaaagtccttttccaaaagtcctttttaactataataagcttagccaaacatgccctaagggGTCTATCCAAACATGATTTTTGACTTATTAGCTTTttcaaaaagtcaataagtcaataagttgtttcaaaaagctaagccaaacaccccTAAGTTTTTGTTTAAGTTCCGCCACTGCTAATTATTTTATTACTTTATATCTCAAAATATGCTTCGAATGTTCGAAACACATATCTACCCCTCAATTCTACACATTTAATTAGTTTTATGAAAATGTCACCCCATGACTTTGGAATATAAACTTGTACCTTCCCTAGTCTCAACCGGATTGACAAATTGTCTTTGACATCTATACCTCCAAACTATTCCATTCCTATAAATAAGACCATTAAAAATTCTTCCAACTCCAACCAACCACAAAAACAAATGGAAGAAGAAAAAGGCTACCAAGACTTGCTACCGGTTATGGCGGAGAAGCTAGAGGTAAGCACCTTCATGGAAGAGCTATGCGGTGGTTTTCGGGTGCTAGCAGACGAGAAGATAGGGCTGATAACACCGGAAAGTTTGAGAAAGAATTCAAGATATCTAGGGATGGAAGGTATGAGCAAGGAAGATGCAGAAGGTATGGTATTGGAAGGAGATCTTGATGGAGATGGGTATTTGAATGAAACCGAGTTTTGCATACTTATGGTGAGACTTAGTCCAGAAATGATGGAAGATGCTGAGATGTGGCTTGAAAAAGCCATTGAAGATGAGATCAAGAAAGTTTCAACTCCTTCATTAGATAATATAATTGAATGATCTTATGTTGAATTAGTTGTTCAAATCTTCCTTTTGTTAGTTAATTGTATAATTATGTATTATGATGTTAAGAGTGGTATGTATGAACATGGTCCAACTTTCTTGGAGGTTTTAGAAGCTATATCTAATTGAATTGCAACATGTTGAGTCTGAAAAGACTGATGAAACTAATCTGACCTAAAAATCATCGATGGTTTTAGCGACAGCCAGTCCATCAAAAACCTAAACTTATCAAACATACGttctatttttaatttttaaaattacTTTAGAATACTATATGTAATGAAATTCTTTAAGAATACTTCATTTAATTTAAGTTagttttaaaattatttttaagtATTTTATTATACGTAAATTGGTTTTGTTTCTTTTAATATGCTCAAATTAATTAAATTGTTGGGCCTTAATGGGTATGATGGCCATTGAATTAATGGGCCTTAAT encodes:
- the LOC110922447 gene encoding calcium-binding protein KIC, whose product is MEEEKGYQDLLPVMAEKLEVSTFMEELCGGFRVLADEKIGLITPESLRKNSRYLGMEGMSKEDAEGMVLEGDLDGDGYLNETEFCILMVRLSPEMMEDAEMWLEKAIEDEIKKVSTPSLDNIIE